A genomic segment from Nicotiana sylvestris chromosome 1, ASM39365v2, whole genome shotgun sequence encodes:
- the LOC104228649 gene encoding uncharacterized protein isoform X1, with product MFFCAVISRNTLHSCNCQDKKRRARFNNPPSSLQNLSPAIEADAISSPPPLVLTNTLYHQVWVLSFNNCDQSSSMKGVRAVGNKWLLKISASEICVGNVSLSFSSFSRISF from the exons ATGTTTTTCTGTGCAGTTATTTCAAGAAACACTTTACATTCTTGTAATTGTCAGGACAAAAAAAGACGCGCCCGTTTCAATAACCCACCTTCTTCATTACAGAATCTCTCACCCGCAATTGAAGCCGATGCTATCAGTTCCCCTCCTCCATTG GTTTTAACAAACACTCTCTACCATCAAGTCTGGGTTCTCTCCTTCAACAATTGTGACCAAAG CTCTTCAATGAAAGGCGTAAGAGCTGTCGGGAACAAGTGGCTGCTAAAGATTTCAGCCTCAGAAATCTGTGTTGGTAATGTCTCCctctctttctcttctttctcCCGCATCTCTTTTTAA
- the LOC104228649 gene encoding uncharacterized protein isoform X3, which translates to MFFCAVISRNTLHSCNCQDKKRRARFNNPPSSLQNLSPAIEADAISSPPPLVLTNTLYHQVWVLSFNNCDQSSSMKGVRAVGNKWLLKISASEICVDD; encoded by the exons ATGTTTTTCTGTGCAGTTATTTCAAGAAACACTTTACATTCTTGTAATTGTCAGGACAAAAAAAGACGCGCCCGTTTCAATAACCCACCTTCTTCATTACAGAATCTCTCACCCGCAATTGAAGCCGATGCTATCAGTTCCCCTCCTCCATTG GTTTTAACAAACACTCTCTACCATCAAGTCTGGGTTCTCTCCTTCAACAATTGTGACCAAAG CTCTTCAATGAAAGGCGTAAGAGCTGTCGGGAACAAGTGGCTGCTAAAGATTTCAGCCTCAGAAATCTGTGTTG ATGATTAG
- the LOC104228649 gene encoding uncharacterized protein isoform X2, protein MFFCAVISRNTLHSCNCQDKKRRARFNNPPSSLQNLSPAIEADAISSPPPLVLTNTLYHQVWVLSFNNCDQSSSMKGVRAVGNKWLLKISASEICVVLSEWV, encoded by the exons ATGTTTTTCTGTGCAGTTATTTCAAGAAACACTTTACATTCTTGTAATTGTCAGGACAAAAAAAGACGCGCCCGTTTCAATAACCCACCTTCTTCATTACAGAATCTCTCACCCGCAATTGAAGCCGATGCTATCAGTTCCCCTCCTCCATTG GTTTTAACAAACACTCTCTACCATCAAGTCTGGGTTCTCTCCTTCAACAATTGTGACCAAAG CTCTTCAATGAAAGGCGTAAGAGCTGTCGGGAACAAGTGGCTGCTAAAGATTTCAGCCTCAGAAATCTGTGTTG TGCTTAGCGAGTGGGTTTAG
- the LOC104228668 gene encoding F-box/kelch-repeat protein At3g23880-like → MESEEDEAPHLHSKRSRPTNHIAQFPSTSMQDSSFKIPILPAELITEILLRLPVKTLLKFRCVSKSWLSLISSSGFVKTHLSISANNKDYTHQRVILSFVQPEYNLKDCSLSSLLYGSVTEALDLDYPMKNPHQSVWIVGSINGMICLAIEENALFLWNPSIRKFKKLPDSRPTLKCGYYFMYGFGYDELHDDYKVVGIFCTFGSGGSYDVEVKIYGLKSDSWRNVDDYQGGVLLNDSGKFVNGKLHWATTAGLGMYNGWEIISIDLTDEKWGKVEQPCYGEGRIDFVLGVLGDDLCVLCNYQRTWAEVWVMKDYGVKESWTKMYSIRCPNDPGKYMFSPPLCMSNKGEILLVFGSIFMKYNPDDDSIKYPEVTNFDACLEAEIYIESLVCPLLQTEPMTQEQ, encoded by the coding sequence ATGGAATCCGAGGAAGATGAAGCCCCCCATCTACACTCAAAGCGGAGCAGACCCACAAATCATATTGCTCAATTTCCGTCAACTTCAATGCAAGATTCAAGCTTTAAAATCCCTATTCTCCCAGCTGAACTCATCACTGAAATCCTCTTAAGGCTTCCTGTGAAAACCCTCTTGAAATTCAGGTGTGTTTCAAAATCGTGGCTTTCTCTAATATCTAGCTCTGGATTTGTCAAGACCCATCTTAGTATATCTGCTAATAACAAGGACTATACCCATCAAAGGGTTATTTTGAGTTTTGTTCAACCTGAATACAATCTTAAGGACTGTTCCCTTAGTTCTTTACTTTATGGTTCTGTTACTGAGGCGTTGGACTTGGATTATCCCATGAAAAACCCTCATCAATCTGTTTGGATTGTGGGTTCTATCAATGGCATGATTTGTCTTGCCATTGAGGAAAATGCCTTGTTTTTATGGAATCCATCTATTAGGAAGTTCAAGAAATTGCCTGACTCTAGACCTACATTAAAGTGTGGTTACTATTTCATGTATGGTTTTGGATACGATGAGCTTCATGATGATTATAAGGTAGTGGGTATTTTCTGTACTTTTGGTTCTGGCGGTTCGTATGATGTTGAGGTCAAAATATATGGTCTAAAGAGTGATTCTTGGAGAAATGTTGATGATTATCAGGGTGGGGTATTACTGAATGATTCGGGTAAGTTTGTGAACGGGAAGCTTCATTGGGCTACTACTGCTGGTCTTGGCATGTATAATGGCTGGGAAATCATTTCTATTGATTTGACTGATGAGAAATGGGGAAAGGTGGAGCAGCCCTGCTATGGAGAAGGAAGAATTGATTTTGTATTGGGGGTTTTGGGAGATGATCTTTGCGTGCTTTGTAATTATCAGAGAACTTGGGCAGAGGTGTGGGTTATGAAGGATTATGGCGTTAAAGAGTCTTGGACAAAAATGTATTCCATCAGATGTCCTAACGATCCTGGGAAGTATATGTTTTCTCCACCCCTGTGCATGTCAAATAAAGGTGAAATTTTGCTTGTGTTTGGATCAATTTTCATGAAATACAATCCTGATGATGATTCGATCAAATATCCAGAGGTGACTAACTTTGATGCATGTCTTGAGGCGGAAATCTACATTGAAAGCCTAGTTTGTCCCCTTCTACAAACTGAACCAATGACACAAGAACAGTGA